In Bacteroidota bacterium, one DNA window encodes the following:
- a CDS encoding SDR family oxidoreductase, whose product MEQELVWITGASTGIGRACAKALAASGRTVIVSARRKQGLLSLVAEIKAAEGHAVAIVCDVSDEVDVDWAVKSIRKTYGRGPDILINNAGISPYQDIEDTTTEVFDQVINTNLVGNFLCAKAVLPDMIERGKGSIVQMLSIASRKGFAGGTAYGSSKFASLGFTEALREEVRRKGIRVIAVLPGATETPTWDPAEREEFHDRMMQPEDIAAAIVAALDEPQRVLVEELLIRPIGGDL is encoded by the coding sequence ATGGAACAAGAACTTGTCTGGATTACCGGCGCGTCGACCGGCATCGGTCGTGCATGTGCCAAAGCGCTTGCCGCAAGCGGAAGGACCGTGATCGTTTCCGCACGACGTAAGCAAGGGCTTCTGAGCTTGGTAGCCGAGATCAAAGCAGCCGAGGGACATGCGGTTGCGATCGTCTGTGACGTCAGTGATGAAGTCGATGTCGACTGGGCCGTCAAATCTATTCGCAAGACGTACGGCCGCGGACCGGATATCCTCATCAATAATGCAGGCATTTCTCCGTATCAGGATATCGAGGATACGACGACAGAAGTGTTCGATCAGGTGATCAACACGAACCTCGTCGGCAACTTTCTGTGTGCCAAAGCGGTCCTTCCCGATATGATCGAGCGCGGGAAGGGATCGATCGTCCAGATGTTATCGATCGCCAGCCGCAAGGGGTTCGCCGGAGGTACGGCGTATGGGTCCAGCAAATTTGCATCGCTTGGGTTTACCGAAGCCCTTCGTGAGGAAGTCAGAAGGAAAGGGATTCGGGTCATCGCGGTATTGCCCGGTGCGACGGAAACCCCGACGTGGGATCCTGCCGAACGCGAAGAATTTCACGATCGGATGATGCAACCCGAAGACATCGCTGCCGCGATCGTCGCCGCACTCGACGAGCCGCAGCGTGTGCTCGTCGAAGAACTACTGATCCGTCCGATCGGCGGCGACCTGTGA
- a CDS encoding aspartyl/asparaginyl beta-hydroxylase domain-containing protein, with translation MAQTTIPSCRIDLPVEIQALQADYARIRAERWQAHFNTNDYVGDWSGLALRAPHGKTDTLYPDPTATNDSYRDTALLEHCPGIRAMLSSLRCDIRSVRLLRLAPGAVIKEHRDHALSFEENEVRLHIPIVTNSEVQFVSNGASLAMNEGECWYINASLRHSAENRGTTERVHLVIDCVVNDWLRALFHRAMTLAQPQIVEQIVSFVRSIGIPVEFGAVGEDAVLPGIRIQQAGLIVDLSTLLYPGDILHEAGHIAVAPPNIRRAMDGTIDPATDLEHAGELMTLPWTYAAALHIGLDPAIVFHPDGYHGSSESLLDNFRNGRYIGVPMLEWAGMTLSRQQAATEGGLPFPHMTRWIRES, from the coding sequence ATGGCGCAAACGACAATACCAAGTTGCCGCATCGATCTGCCGGTAGAAATCCAGGCCCTACAGGCTGACTACGCCCGCATTCGGGCAGAGCGCTGGCAGGCGCATTTCAATACGAATGACTACGTCGGCGACTGGAGCGGCCTCGCACTACGAGCGCCGCACGGGAAAACCGACACACTCTACCCCGACCCCACGGCAACAAACGATTCGTACCGTGACACCGCATTGCTCGAACACTGTCCGGGTATTCGCGCCATGCTGTCGTCGCTGCGCTGCGATATTCGATCCGTGCGACTGTTGCGCCTTGCGCCAGGAGCCGTCATCAAAGAGCATCGCGACCATGCACTCTCGTTCGAAGAGAACGAAGTGCGTTTACATATACCGATCGTCACGAACTCGGAGGTACAGTTCGTCAGTAACGGCGCGTCGTTAGCGATGAACGAAGGCGAGTGTTGGTATATCAACGCGTCGCTTCGTCATAGCGCCGAAAACCGCGGTACGACCGAACGAGTGCATCTGGTAATCGACTGCGTCGTCAACGATTGGCTCCGCGCGCTATTCCACCGTGCAATGACGCTCGCACAACCGCAAATCGTCGAGCAGATCGTTTCGTTTGTCCGATCGATCGGGATTCCGGTTGAGTTCGGTGCTGTCGGCGAGGATGCTGTATTGCCCGGAATTCGCATTCAACAGGCAGGGCTGATCGTGGACCTCTCGACGTTACTATACCCAGGCGACATCCTGCACGAGGCAGGCCATATCGCCGTTGCACCACCCAACATTCGACGCGCAATGGACGGAACGATCGACCCCGCCACCGATCTTGAACATGCGGGTGAACTCATGACATTACCGTGGACGTATGCTGCAGCGCTTCATATCGGCCTTGATCCTGCAATTGTTTTTCATCCAGACGGATATCACGGATCGAGTGAATCGCTCCTGGATAATTTTCGCAACGGCCGCTACATAGGCGTCCCGATGCTCGAATGGGCAGGGATGACACTCAGCAGGCAGCAAGCTGCAACCGAAGGAGGTCTGCCATTCCCGCACATGACCCGCTGGATACGGGAATCGTAA
- a CDS encoding adenosine deaminase yields MKQSAIAIILTAILSSAVYAQPSVREPGVSSYFESIRSNEAELRAFFHRMPKGGDLHHHFSGAIYAETFFDTAAHKHYSLDTSALVIYPPGMQPSGVRSVVSFDSMSVGKRSYFKDRLIRLWSVKDFTPCSGAPDAHFFATFNLFGPAIWGSEAPMLQEIKRRAIAEHTSYIESMLIRPSMPSGNAQLKTFFSRCNEKLWRIEAARDTGAALDVLSMIFDSLRYEFGADKLAANHHAMLVGVRDASALPDGLDSLVTVRFLNYVTRVSPPADVFGQLYLSFASCDMDSLVMGVNIVAPENADVSMNDYWLHMVMFHFMRTRFPKVHVSMHAGELVPGMVKPEDLTWHISSAVDLAGAERIGHGVDIASETKNYELLDEMAKRHVTVEINLTSNEFILGVKNSTHPVTLYADHHVPIVISTDDPGVLRSDHTMEFVKLAMRYPRFSYADIKQFVYNSIDYSFLTPRDKATERGRLDRAFREFESTITHLH; encoded by the coding sequence GTGAAACAGTCTGCCATCGCCATTATACTTACTGCGATTCTCTCGTCTGCGGTCTACGCCCAACCGTCCGTTCGTGAACCGGGAGTCTCCTCGTATTTCGAATCCATTCGCTCGAATGAGGCCGAGCTTCGCGCCTTCTTCCATCGCATGCCGAAAGGCGGCGATCTGCACCATCACTTCAGCGGTGCGATCTATGCCGAGACGTTCTTCGACACAGCCGCACACAAACACTATTCGCTCGATACGTCGGCGCTCGTGATCTATCCACCAGGGATGCAGCCGAGCGGCGTCCGGTCGGTTGTCTCGTTCGACTCCATGTCCGTCGGCAAACGATCGTATTTCAAAGACCGGTTGATCCGATTGTGGTCGGTCAAAGACTTCACGCCGTGTTCCGGTGCGCCGGACGCGCACTTTTTCGCAACGTTCAACCTCTTCGGTCCCGCCATCTGGGGCAGCGAAGCGCCGATGTTGCAGGAGATCAAGCGGCGAGCGATTGCGGAGCATACATCCTATATCGAGTCGATGCTGATCCGGCCGTCGATGCCGTCGGGGAATGCGCAGTTGAAAACCTTTTTCTCCCGTTGCAACGAGAAGCTATGGCGCATCGAAGCGGCCCGCGATACGGGTGCGGCGCTGGACGTATTGAGTATGATATTCGATTCGCTGCGATACGAATTCGGTGCGGACAAACTTGCGGCAAATCACCATGCGATGCTCGTCGGTGTTCGCGATGCGTCGGCATTGCCGGACGGGCTCGATTCGCTTGTGACGGTTCGATTCTTAAATTATGTCACCCGTGTATCGCCGCCCGCCGATGTTTTCGGGCAGCTGTATCTATCGTTCGCCTCCTGCGATATGGATAGCCTCGTGATGGGTGTGAATATCGTTGCGCCGGAAAACGCGGATGTATCGATGAACGATTACTGGCTTCACATGGTGATGTTCCACTTTATGCGGACGAGATTCCCGAAGGTACACGTGTCGATGCATGCCGGCGAACTCGTCCCCGGCATGGTAAAGCCTGAGGATCTGACATGGCACATTTCCTCGGCTGTCGATCTGGCCGGCGCCGAGCGCATTGGGCATGGCGTCGACATTGCATCCGAGACAAAGAATTACGAGCTACTCGACGAAATGGCTAAGCGTCATGTGACCGTCGAGATCAATCTGACGAGCAACGAATTTATTCTCGGCGTCAAGAACTCCACGCATCCCGTTACACTCTATGCCGATCATCATGTTCCGATCGTGATCAGCACCGACGATCCCGGTGTGCTTCGCAGCGACCATACGATGGAATTTGTCAAACTCGCGATGCGATATCCCCGATTCTCATACGCGGACATCAAGCAGTTCGTCTACAATAGTATCGACTATAGTTTTCTCACCCCTCGCGATAAAGCAACCGAGCGCGGCAGACTCGATCGCGCGTTTCGCGAGTTCGAGAGTACGATCACGCACCTACATTAA
- a CDS encoding histidine triad nucleotide-binding protein, with amino-acid sequence MTIFEKIIAREIPATIVYETDDVIAFRDIDPKAPVHILIVPKRSIPTVNDLMPTDTELMGTLLLAAKEIAAAEGIAENGYRLVFNCNRDGGQSVDHIHCHLLGGRQLHWPPG; translated from the coding sequence ATGACCATTTTCGAAAAGATCATTGCCCGCGAGATCCCCGCGACGATCGTGTATGAGACCGACGATGTCATTGCCTTCCGCGACATCGACCCAAAGGCCCCGGTGCATATCCTGATTGTGCCGAAGCGCAGCATCCCGACGGTCAACGACCTCATGCCGACCGACACCGAGCTCATGGGCACGCTGCTGCTTGCTGCGAAAGAAATTGCCGCAGCCGAAGGCATCGCCGAAAACGGTTACCGCCTCGTGTTCAACTGTAACCGCGACGGTGGCCAGTCGGTCGATCATATCCACTGCCACCTCCTCGGCGGCCGACAACTGCATTGGCCACCGGGCTGA
- the hutU gene encoding urocanate hydratase: MSRVIHAPTGNALACKGWLQEAAYRMIQNNLDPDVAERPDELVVYGGSGKAARNWECFDAILASLKDLGADETLLVQSGKPVGILKTHTNAPRVIISNSQIVPAWANWDEFRRLEAKGLTMFGQMTAGSWIYIGSQGIVQGTYETFMECARQHFGGTLAGRSVLTAGLGGMGGAQPLAGKMAGAAILGVEVDMTRIQKRIDTGYCDKWTANVDEAIRWIEEATTSKTALSVALLGNAAEVHPELVGRGWIPDIVTDQTSAHDPLRGYYPAGYTKEEADTLRESNSAEYLKHSRASIARHVRAMLEMQKRGAIAFDYGNNIRGEAKNEGVANAFDIPGFVPEYIRPLFCEGKGPFRWAALSGDPEDIFTTDRELLKLFPNDQILHRWIPLAQKHIHFQGLPARICWLGMGDRAKAGHLFNELVRTGKVKAPIVIGRDHLDCGSVASPNRETEAMKDGSDAIADWPVLNFALNAVGGATWVSLHHGGGVGIGNSIHAGMVIVADGSVEADERLERCLTYDPAMGILRHVDAGYEKASEMATKHGVRVPMMK; the protein is encoded by the coding sequence ATGAGCAGAGTGATCCACGCCCCGACGGGCAACGCATTGGCATGCAAAGGCTGGCTACAGGAAGCCGCCTATCGAATGATCCAAAATAATCTCGACCCGGATGTCGCCGAGCGCCCGGATGAATTGGTCGTCTATGGCGGCTCCGGTAAAGCTGCACGAAACTGGGAGTGCTTCGATGCGATCCTTGCATCGCTCAAAGATCTTGGAGCCGACGAAACGCTGCTCGTGCAATCGGGCAAGCCGGTCGGCATCCTGAAGACGCATACCAACGCACCGCGCGTGATCATCTCGAACTCACAGATCGTCCCGGCGTGGGCGAACTGGGATGAGTTTCGCCGTCTCGAAGCGAAGGGACTGACGATGTTCGGCCAGATGACAGCCGGCAGTTGGATCTATATCGGATCGCAGGGGATCGTGCAAGGCACGTACGAGACCTTTATGGAATGTGCGCGGCAGCACTTCGGCGGTACGCTTGCGGGTCGGTCGGTACTCACCGCAGGACTTGGCGGCATGGGCGGCGCGCAGCCGCTCGCAGGCAAGATGGCGGGTGCGGCTATCCTTGGTGTCGAAGTCGATATGACACGTATTCAAAAACGTATAGACACCGGTTACTGCGACAAGTGGACGGCAAACGTTGACGAAGCGATTCGATGGATCGAAGAAGCAACGACGAGCAAGACGGCACTCTCGGTCGCGTTGCTTGGTAACGCTGCCGAAGTACATCCCGAACTTGTGGGGCGCGGGTGGATACCGGATATCGTGACCGATCAAACCAGCGCGCACGATCCGCTTCGCGGATACTATCCGGCAGGGTACACGAAAGAAGAGGCGGACACGCTTCGTGAATCGAATTCTGCAGAGTATCTGAAACACTCCCGCGCATCGATCGCCAGACACGTTCGTGCGATGCTCGAGATGCAGAAGCGCGGCGCGATTGCATTTGATTACGGCAACAACATTCGCGGCGAAGCAAAGAACGAGGGAGTTGCGAATGCATTCGACATTCCGGGTTTCGTGCCGGAATACATCCGTCCGCTCTTCTGCGAAGGAAAAGGGCCGTTTCGTTGGGCCGCGCTCAGCGGCGATCCCGAAGACATTTTCACGACCGACCGAGAGCTGTTGAAGCTGTTCCCGAACGATCAAATCTTGCATCGATGGATCCCGCTTGCGCAGAAGCATATCCACTTCCAGGGACTTCCCGCGCGCATCTGCTGGCTCGGGATGGGCGACCGCGCGAAGGCTGGACATCTGTTTAATGAACTGGTCCGCACCGGCAAGGTGAAAGCGCCGATCGTCATCGGTCGCGATCATCTCGATTGCGGCTCCGTCGCAAGCCCGAACCGTGAGACCGAAGCGATGAAAGACGGATCGGACGCCATCGCCGATTGGCCCGTGCTCAACTTCGCGCTCAACGCTGTCGGTGGTGCGACCTGGGTGTCACTGCATCATGGTGGTGGCGTGGGTATCGGCAATTCGATCCATGCCGGTATGGTGATCGTTGCCGATGGGAGCGTCGAAGCCGACGAGCGTCTCGAACGCTGTCTCACCTACGACCCGGCAATGGGGATCCTCCGCCATGTCGACGCCGGCTATGAGAAGGCGAGCGAGATGGCGACGAAGCACGGTGTTCGGGTGCCGATGATGAAGTGA
- a CDS encoding GNAT family N-acetyltransferase has translation MSLPQHIEIRTNLHGIDESMLGGFFEGWADPPSPSTLLEILRRASYIAVAVDLQANSIVGFVNCIGDGILSAYIPLLEVRPNYRGMGVGSSLVRALLGSMPAYYMIDVCCDTALAGFYTTLGFRPTTGMILRQYQSQSGLPSENR, from the coding sequence ATGTCGTTACCGCAGCACATCGAGATCCGAACCAACCTGCACGGGATCGACGAGTCGATGCTGGGTGGATTCTTCGAAGGATGGGCCGACCCTCCCTCGCCAAGTACGCTGTTGGAGATCCTTCGACGGGCGTCATACATTGCAGTAGCAGTGGACCTGCAGGCAAACAGCATCGTCGGCTTTGTTAACTGTATCGGCGACGGGATCCTCTCGGCATATATCCCCTTACTGGAAGTTCGGCCAAACTACAGGGGGATGGGAGTAGGATCGAGTTTGGTCCGCGCATTGCTGGGATCAATGCCAGCCTATTACATGATCGACGTCTGTTGTGACACTGCGCTTGCCGGCTTCTACACAACACTCGGGTTTCGACCGACCACAGGCATGATCCTCCGCCAGTATCAATCCCAATCCGGCTTGCCGTCGGAGAATCGGTAG
- the porU gene encoding type IX secretion system sortase PorU, whose product MRRNSYHIVLRYVAAVCAVALVVSYARGQQLAARSSYEVLSASQSEIVLHIHPDFSTRRVSDGVTGERYLAISYSGSTVGTIPIGSPAEAYLDLGVLVPGADATPSVEIVSMQTESLVGVLAPVPVQTVSNGTAELRYVRTPEAYGSRDVVAYATANAPQVLRTAWRSALVIHPVRYELDNATITLVKDMVVRIRIPGASHVVSTATYSPLESQYFETMCINGDNTSLYRSAVAQLASGLPMNAISMKSVPTAANEQWFALTTADDGIYHITADDLSKAGATNIDANTVAVYGYGAQALPESVDSLTGELHECSISVVTKPDGSLSEIRFYAPGPAKWAYQHNSGGSRIYGMYHVMNPYSTAGHFLLKVGGAPATKRVLSVPDQIDASVTVTTASSVQTVALHEAEMRFEHPNISREFLGESIPIGRDVSIGLPSLPGYLPDSTVIRPAFNSRTTARHNFSVKINGTSFPDVVDYGTISDLNEGPYTTRRWDPEFLLPAGFGTPNTVTLQATANETAASFWLNFIEVFYRHSLSLSNGQIPFYLTEDASAYRYDFTDAPNGSVWDVTDLTNIRELATASGSSITATIAGPATTMRRFYAFTSSQLKSVTLASIPTPTLRSTVCTQGAEEIIIVPSSMLEQANKLAKIRRTGGQATGPITVSVVTLEDIYREFGYGANDATAIRDFIRAAERRSAVSGGTVPLYVCLFGAGHVDYQNRMTQIPVNIPVYETADVVTVGGFRASEPEYDSDDGFFGDFNPSPNSTVDMAIGRIAVLNATEAEEYIAKVAKYETSSDEGPWRSRIAFICDDRYHTDLKSPDGLDHLNDTQNEVYQTPDRFLFEKIYGQAYPNIFTSAGRRKPEMEAAIVDAFNSGAAIISYVGHGNPTVWADESILSVPSTINKFTNFNRLAYVTTATCDFSQYDDYAAKISGGVQMLKKPDGGAIGLLATCRSVAGGDSFAPQFYRSLFSQPCDSRVSTTPVGVSYVYARATSSYTPNRNKYFLLGDPAQRVLLPRQYMVIDSINGQSYDKNAASPVQISALSLVALSGHVSNICDGSDIDETFNGSTAVTLYDAPSFVSYTTTFIETPPITDTWQVDGPILYTGGATVTNGRFHTSFVVSKDIKFDTSHAKISMLAYSDDFRSALGNAKNIRVFGIDTARIDADSQGPALKAFIGTRAFHSGDVVPVNSVLIVDVKDLSGLNTSTSSIGHSFVGWVDDSTSGMIDLADGYVASSDDFTNGTSTERVSLPLGHHRMNIRAFDAAGNPAFTSIDFVAKGDAPYRLFNVTVTPHPVRSTATFTLEQPAAPESPVDVTLDLYSAIAQHVRTIEVPSISSNVITIPFDGNDQSGSPLADGMYLFRMTATQRLSGVTTTSGGTFIITRDH is encoded by the coding sequence ATGCGTAGAAATTCGTATCATATCGTCCTGAGGTATGTTGCAGCGGTGTGTGCCGTTGCACTGGTTGTTTCGTATGCGCGTGGGCAGCAGCTCGCAGCGCGTTCGAGCTATGAGGTCCTTTCCGCAAGTCAGTCCGAGATCGTTCTTCACATTCACCCCGACTTTTCGACGCGGCGCGTAAGCGACGGCGTCACCGGCGAACGCTATCTTGCGATCTCCTACTCCGGGTCGACCGTTGGTACGATCCCGATCGGTTCTCCCGCCGAAGCGTATCTCGATCTCGGTGTGCTCGTGCCGGGGGCCGATGCAACGCCGTCGGTCGAGATCGTCTCGATGCAGACCGAATCGCTCGTCGGGGTTCTTGCTCCGGTACCGGTGCAAACGGTATCGAACGGCACCGCCGAACTTCGCTATGTCCGAACACCCGAAGCCTACGGTTCGCGCGATGTTGTTGCATACGCAACGGCGAATGCGCCGCAGGTGCTTCGCACGGCATGGCGCAGTGCGCTCGTTATCCATCCCGTGCGCTACGAACTTGATAATGCGACGATCACCCTCGTGAAGGATATGGTCGTTCGTATCCGTATTCCCGGCGCATCGCATGTGGTATCGACCGCGACATACTCGCCGCTCGAATCGCAGTATTTCGAGACCATGTGCATCAATGGCGATAACACATCGCTCTACCGTTCGGCGGTTGCACAGCTTGCATCGGGTCTGCCGATGAATGCGATCTCGATGAAGTCGGTACCCACAGCCGCGAACGAACAATGGTTTGCACTTACGACGGCAGACGATGGCATCTACCATATCACGGCAGACGACCTGTCAAAAGCCGGCGCAACGAATATCGATGCTAATACTGTCGCAGTATATGGCTACGGTGCACAAGCGTTGCCGGAAAGTGTCGATAGCCTGACGGGTGAATTGCACGAATGTTCGATCTCGGTGGTCACAAAGCCCGACGGCAGCCTTTCGGAAATCCGTTTCTATGCTCCCGGTCCGGCAAAATGGGCGTACCAGCATAACTCGGGCGGTTCACGTATCTACGGGATGTATCATGTGATGAATCCGTATTCGACCGCCGGACATTTCCTGCTGAAGGTCGGCGGCGCTCCTGCAACAAAACGGGTGCTCAGCGTACCGGATCAGATCGACGCTTCGGTGACGGTTACGACAGCGTCGTCTGTACAGACAGTCGCCTTACATGAAGCCGAGATGCGGTTCGAGCATCCGAACATCAGTCGTGAATTCTTGGGCGAGTCGATCCCGATCGGACGCGACGTATCGATCGGTCTGCCGTCCTTGCCCGGGTATCTGCCGGATTCGACGGTCATTCGTCCGGCGTTCAATTCGCGTACAACTGCCCGGCATAATTTCTCGGTAAAGATCAACGGGACCTCATTCCCCGATGTCGTCGATTACGGTACGATCTCGGATCTGAATGAAGGACCGTACACGACGCGTCGCTGGGATCCCGAATTCTTATTGCCCGCAGGGTTCGGCACGCCGAACACCGTTACACTGCAGGCCACGGCGAACGAAACAGCCGCATCGTTCTGGTTGAATTTCATCGAGGTGTTCTATCGCCATTCGCTGAGCCTTTCGAATGGTCAGATCCCGTTCTATCTGACCGAGGATGCGAGTGCATATCGTTATGATTTTACAGACGCACCCAACGGCAGCGTGTGGGACGTGACAGATCTTACGAACATTCGCGAACTCGCAACAGCCTCAGGCTCGTCGATAACTGCTACGATCGCCGGACCAGCGACCACCATGCGCCGATTCTACGCATTCACGTCGTCCCAACTCAAGAGTGTAACGCTGGCAAGCATCCCTACGCCGACGCTTCGTTCGACCGTCTGTACGCAAGGGGCGGAGGAGATCATTATCGTCCCGAGTTCGATGCTCGAACAGGCGAACAAACTGGCGAAGATCCGGCGTACCGGCGGGCAAGCGACGGGCCCGATCACGGTCTCGGTCGTGACGCTGGAAGATATATACCGCGAGTTCGGCTATGGTGCAAACGATGCCACTGCAATTCGCGACTTCATCCGCGCGGCCGAGCGTCGTTCGGCGGTCAGCGGCGGGACGGTGCCGTTGTACGTTTGTCTCTTCGGCGCGGGGCATGTCGATTATCAGAATCGCATGACCCAGATCCCGGTGAATATTCCGGTGTACGAGACGGCAGACGTCGTTACGGTCGGAGGCTTCCGTGCCAGCGAGCCGGAGTACGATTCCGATGACGGCTTCTTCGGCGATTTCAACCCGAGTCCGAATAGCACCGTCGATATGGCCATTGGCCGCATTGCCGTGCTCAATGCGACGGAAGCCGAAGAATATATTGCGAAAGTTGCAAAGTACGAGACGTCGAGCGACGAGGGCCCGTGGCGCTCACGCATCGCATTCATTTGCGACGATCGCTACCACACCGATCTGAAATCACCCGACGGTCTCGATCACCTCAATGATACACAGAACGAGGTGTATCAGACGCCGGATCGTTTTCTGTTTGAGAAAATATACGGACAGGCATATCCGAATATCTTTACGTCTGCCGGTCGCCGGAAACCGGAAATGGAAGCCGCGATCGTCGATGCGTTCAACAGTGGCGCAGCGATCATCTCGTACGTCGGTCACGGTAATCCGACGGTGTGGGCCGACGAGAGTATTCTATCGGTGCCCTCGACAATCAATAAGTTTACGAACTTCAATCGCCTGGCATATGTCACGACCGCGACGTGCGACTTCAGCCAGTACGACGATTACGCAGCAAAGATCTCGGGCGGCGTGCAAATGCTCAAGAAGCCCGATGGCGGCGCGATCGGGTTGCTTGCGACGTGCCGCTCCGTTGCAGGCGGAGACTCGTTCGCCCCGCAGTTCTATCGTTCGCTGTTCTCGCAACCGTGCGATTCGCGTGTCTCGACGACACCAGTCGGCGTTTCGTACGTGTATGCACGCGCGACGAGCAGCTATACGCCGAATCGTAATAAATACTTCTTGCTCGGCGATCCCGCACAGCGCGTCTTGCTGCCACGTCAATACATGGTGATCGACAGCATTAACGGCCAGTCATACGATAAGAACGCCGCATCGCCCGTGCAGATCAGCGCACTTTCGCTTGTGGCGTTATCCGGTCACGTTTCGAATATTTGCGACGGTTCGGATATCGACGAGACGTTCAACGGTTCGACCGCCGTCACGCTCTACGACGCTCCGTCGTTCGTGAGTTATACGACGACCTTCATCGAGACGCCGCCGATTACCGACACCTGGCAGGTGGATGGACCCATTCTGTATACCGGTGGCGCTACGGTCACGAACGGACGGTTCCATACGTCGTTCGTCGTGTCGAAGGACATCAAGTTCGATACCTCGCATGCGAAAATCTCGATGCTTGCGTACTCCGACGATTTTCGCTCCGCGCTTGGCAATGCGAAGAATATCCGAGTGTTTGGCATCGATACGGCACGCATCGACGCCGATAGTCAGGGCCCTGCACTCAAGGCATTCATCGGGACGCGGGCATTCCACTCCGGCGACGTGGTGCCGGTCAACTCGGTGCTCATTGTCGACGTGAAGGATCTTTCCGGGCTGAACACCTCGACCTCGTCGATCGGTCATTCGTTCGTCGGGTGGGTCGACGATTCGACGTCGGGCATGATCGATCTTGCCGATGGGTACGTTGCATCGTCCGACGATTTTACCAACGGCACCAGCACCGAGCGTGTGTCGTTGCCGCTCGGACATCATCGGATGAATATCCGCGCATTCGATGCCGCCGGAAATCCGGCGTTCACGAGCATCGACTTTGTCGCCAAAGGCGATGCGCCGTATCGATTGTTCAATGTTACGGTCACGCCGCATCCGGTACGCAGTACGGCAACGTTTACGCTCGAGCAGCCGGCAGCGCCCGAAAGCCCGGTCGATGTGACGCTCGATTTGTACTCGGCGATCGCACAACATGTCCGGACGATCGAGGTACCGAGCATCTCTTCGAATGTGATTACGATCCCGTTCGATGGCAACGACCAGAGCGGTTCGCCGCTTGCGGATGGGATGTATCTGTTCCGCATGACGGCAACCCAGCGCCTCTCGGGTGTCACTACGACCTCGGGCGGGACATTTATCATCACGCGGGATCATTAA